Sequence from the Clostridium botulinum genome:
AAGATATCAAACAGTATACTCTAAAGAGAATGGATCGGCAGCAGCACCTACTGCAGGACTTCATTTTACTGAAGAATTATTACATAAAATAAAAGAAAAAGGTATTAATATTGCTTATGTAACTTTACATGTTGGTCTTGGAACATTTAGACCTGTGAAAGTTGAAACTATAGAGGACCATGAAATGCATTCAGAATACTACCATCTTTCAAAAGAAGATGCAGAAGTAATAAATGAAACTAAAAAAAGAGGTAATAGGGTTATTTCAGTGGGTACAACATCTACTAGAACGCTAGAAACAATAGCAGATGAAGATGGTAATGTAAAAGAAACGAGTGGTTGGACAAATATTTTTATATACCCAGGATATAAATTTAAAGTGGTTGATAGATTAATAACTAATTTCCACTTACCAGAATCTACATTGATAATGCTTGTTTCAACTTTAGCAGGAAAAGAACATGTAATGAATGCATACGAAGAAGCTGTTAAAGAAAGATATAGATTCTTCTCATTTGGAGATGCTATGTTTATAAAATAATGATAATTTTTGAGTACATTGATGAGGTGACATAGTCAAGTGTCTCAATTATAAATAAAGAGCTAAAAAATAAATAGCTCTAGTTAATTTTCCTAATACTATTAAGGGAAATTTAAAAAAATTATAATTAAGAGGTGACGCTTGTGAGTAAAAGATATACTTTATTAAAAAAGGATGGAAAAGCTAGAAGGGGAGAATTTGTAACTCCTCATGGAACAATACAAACACCAGTATTTATGAATGTAGGTACATTAGCAGCTATAAAAGGTGCAGTATCAAGCATGGATTTAAAAGAAATAGGATGTCAAGTTGAATTATCTAATACATATCATTTACATTTAAGACCTACTGATAAGGTTGTTAGTAAATTAGGTGGATTACATAAATTTATGAATTGGGATAGACCGATACTTACTGATTCAGGTGGATTCCAAGTATTTTCACTTTCAGCTATGAGAAAGATAAAAGAAGAGGGTGTTTACTTTAACTCTCACATAGATGGAAGAAAGATATTTATGGGTCCAGAAGAATCAATGCAAATTCAAAGTAATTTAGCATCTACGATTGCAATGGCTTTTGATGAATGTATACCTAATCCTTCAACAAGAGAATATGTTGAAAGATCAGTAGCAAGAACTACAAGATGGCTTGAAAGATGTAAAAATGAAATGGATAGATTAAATACACTTCCAGATACAATTAATAAAGAACAAATGTTATTTGGAATAAATCAAGGTGGAACATATGAAGATATAAGAATTGAACATGCTAAAGAGATTGTTAAAATGGATTTAGACGGATATGCTATTGGAGGGCTTGCGGTTGGAGAAAGTCATGAGGAGATGTATAGAATAATAGATGCAGTAGCTCCACATCTTCCAGAAGATAAGCCTATATACTTAATGGGAGTTGGAACACCAAGTAACATATTAGAGGCTATTGACAGAGGTGTTGATTTCTTTGATTGTGTACTTCCAGCGAGAAATGGAAGACATGGAAATGTATATACTAATGAAGGCAAGCTTAATATGATGAATGCAAAGCATGAATTAGATGAAAAGCCAATAGAAGAAGGATGTCAATGCCCAGCTTGTAAGCATTATACAAGAGCATATATAAGACATTTATTTAAAGCAAAAGAAATGTTAGCTATGAGATTATGTGTATTACATAATTTATATTTCTATAATAAATTAATGGAAGAGGTAAGAGAAGCTATTGATGGTGGATACTTCAAAGAGTTTAAAAATAAGAAAATAGCGGCATGGGAAGATAGAAAATAGTAGTTTCATTGACAATATATCTAAAAAAATGTAAACTATCTATCATGGAATAAATCATAAAAAATAAATAAAATTATATTTTATTTATAAACTTACGGAGGTAAAAGAATGAATAATATAGGTGCAATACTTATAAATGTATTACCGTTTTTAGTTGTTTTTGTTATATTTTATTTCTTGCTTATTCTGCCAGAAAAGAAAAGAAAAAAACAATACGGTAATATGATAAGTGAATTAAAAGTTAAAGATGAAATTATGACAAGAGGCGGAATCATCGGTACAATAGTAAAGATTGATGACGAAAATGTAGTTATTGAAACAAGTGCAGCAAAAACTAGAATAAAACTTGCAAAAAGCGGGATTTCATACAAAACAAATAAATAAAATCAATCATAATGCCTCTTAATGCTTCATAAAATGAAGTATTGGGAGGTGTTGTTTTAAAATGGAAAATAACAATAGTAATTATTTAAGATCTGTTTGTAAAGGATCCGTTGGAGCAGTAATATTAAGTTTTATAGGTGTAGTTATATTATCTTTATTTATGAAGATAATAGAATTTACACCAAGTATATTTAGTATGCTATATGTAATTATATCATTAATAAGTTTAGCTATTGGTTCTGTAATAGGGGCTAAGGCTAATAAATCTAAGGGCTGGCTAGTAGGGCTTGGAATAGGCATAATATACTATATAGCTTTATTTATAATTTCAAGTTACATAAGCGGAGCAATAACATTTAAGATTTTTGATTTAGCTAAATTTGCTATTTCTATAGGTGTTGGATTTTTAGCAGGTATGCTAGGCATAAATTTATAAAAATCTTTATTAAGAATTTTTAATGTGATATAATCATTTTGATTGGAAATATATTCAACAATTAATTTAAGAGAAAAGTATAGGTTTTGGTTTAATATTGAGGGTAATTACATCTTTAATTTACATCCAAGACTTATATTTAAAATAGTAGTTTTACATAATAAAAAACTAAGTAAAGTTTAATTTATGAAACTAAATTATTATATAAACTATAATAGCTGTTTATTTAGCAGAGGGGGATTAAAGATGAAGAAAAAAGGAAAAAGTTCAGCATTATTCACAGTAATAGTTCTTGTAACACTTTTTTTAGCTTTTTCAGGATTTAAAGGATTTGTAGTAGGCGGATGGGAATTTAAATCTTTTAATGATGTTATAAAAAAAGGTCTTGATTTACAAGGTGGAGTTTCTGTATTAATGGAAATTCAAGAAGATAAAGTTACACAGGATCAATTAGAAATTACAAAAGAGCACATATCTTTAAGAGTTAATAAGATGGGTGTAGCTGAAACTATTGTAACAACAGAAGGAGAAAGAAGAATAAGGGTAGATATTCCGGGTGCCTTTG
This genomic interval carries:
- the yajC gene encoding preprotein translocase subunit YajC, whose product is MNNIGAILINVLPFLVVFVIFYFLLILPEKKRKKQYGNMISELKVKDEIMTRGGIIGTIVKIDDENVVIETSAAKTRIKLAKSGISYKTNK
- the tgt gene encoding tRNA guanosine(34) transglycosylase Tgt, producing the protein MSKRYTLLKKDGKARRGEFVTPHGTIQTPVFMNVGTLAAIKGAVSSMDLKEIGCQVELSNTYHLHLRPTDKVVSKLGGLHKFMNWDRPILTDSGGFQVFSLSAMRKIKEEGVYFNSHIDGRKIFMGPEESMQIQSNLASTIAMAFDECIPNPSTREYVERSVARTTRWLERCKNEMDRLNTLPDTINKEQMLFGINQGGTYEDIRIEHAKEIVKMDLDGYAIGGLAVGESHEEMYRIIDAVAPHLPEDKPIYLMGVGTPSNILEAIDRGVDFFDCVLPARNGRHGNVYTNEGKLNMMNAKHELDEKPIEEGCQCPACKHYTRAYIRHLFKAKEMLAMRLCVLHNLYFYNKLMEEVREAIDGGYFKEFKNKKIAAWEDRK
- the queA gene encoding tRNA preQ1(34) S-adenosylmethionine ribosyltransferase-isomerase QueA, with amino-acid sequence MNVKDFDFYLPEELIAQHPLEKRDTSRLMVLDKETGEISHKNFYDIIDYLNEGDTLVLNNTRVMPARLIGEKEGTGGKIEFLLLKRVDKDRWECLAKPGKSARVGRRFTFGDGKLKAEVVEVKENGNRIVEFYYEGIFEEVLDSLGEMPLPPYIHERLEDRERYQTVYSKENGSAAAPTAGLHFTEELLHKIKEKGINIAYVTLHVGLGTFRPVKVETIEDHEMHSEYYHLSKEDAEVINETKKRGNRVISVGTTSTRTLETIADEDGNVKETSGWTNIFIYPGYKFKVVDRLITNFHLPESTLIMLVSTLAGKEHVMNAYEEAVKERYRFFSFGDAMFIK
- a CDS encoding TIGR04086 family membrane protein, yielding MENNNSNYLRSVCKGSVGAVILSFIGVVILSLFMKIIEFTPSIFSMLYVIISLISLAIGSVIGAKANKSKGWLVGLGIGIIYYIALFIISSYISGAITFKIFDLAKFAISIGVGFLAGMLGINL